The Sulfurospirillum halorespirans DSM 13726 genome has a window encoding:
- a CDS encoding acyl-CoA thioesterase, whose amino-acid sequence MYQMGEPRIKIVAMPKDTNPSGNIFGGWIMSQMDIAGSLAVRDLNVGRVVTVAVQSMEFREAVKVGDVLSCYAKIIKVGKTSLTVRIEVNAERSIEGTHRCLHVTSAVITYVNVSTDGKKMPIPYTENELVALGIEVKA is encoded by the coding sequence ATGTATCAAATGGGTGAACCTCGCATCAAAATCGTCGCTATGCCAAAAGACACCAACCCCTCTGGCAACATCTTCGGAGGCTGGATCATGTCGCAAATGGACATCGCAGGAAGTCTCGCCGTGCGTGATCTCAACGTGGGACGTGTCGTAACCGTTGCGGTACAATCCATGGAATTTCGCGAAGCCGTTAAAGTGGGCGATGTACTAAGCTGTTACGCCAAAATTATCAAAGTGGGTAAAACTTCACTGACCGTGCGCATCGAAGTTAACGCCGAACGCTCCATCGAAGGCACTCACCGCTGTTTACATGTAACGAGTGCTGTCATCACCTACGTAAACGTCTCAACGGATGGTAAAAAAATGCCGATTCCCTACACGGAAAACGAATTGGTTGCACTGGGTATTGAAGTAAAAGCGTAG
- a CDS encoding sensor histidine kinase, which yields MLMLHQHVTRALLTLFLGTLCLSGLVSYFTIKSDNIERYQIELESHIKIIKHQLPNIEDLEAFAKMIKESSNIRFTLINEAGVVLVDSDKDNETMDNHSHREEIIKAQKVEFAHAVRFSDSVHSNFLYVAHRVKLDDRILFLRLATNIDTIMHTFYDLWLKLTIIFGLNILAGLYGAYIFSQKVRHEIDKIIENLQQIADKDYKISLSSHFCLEFFEIANYLKKLAAKLEKRAKQKRKYTAKIKLISQQRSDVISAISHEFKNPIASIMGYAQTLLDDPLANPQIRERFLGKIVQNGQKISGMIDRLTLTTKFENGDFNTQNSTFDVVKMTQDIAQSFREKHHNRPIVCTLPETFPITADRTMIEIVISNLIDNALKYSDDTIEIYLTEGSLHVKDNGVGIKEEEIEKVTQKFYRSNSHSWDNSMGLGLALVNYILKMHNSMLEIQSSLGVGSDFSFKLPSNNVVL from the coding sequence ATGCTAATGCTTCATCAACATGTTACCAGAGCCCTTCTCACTCTTTTTCTTGGCACCTTGTGTCTTTCGGGCTTGGTCAGTTATTTTACGATCAAAAGCGACAACATAGAGCGCTACCAAATAGAGCTTGAATCACACATCAAGATCATCAAACACCAACTTCCAAACATCGAAGATCTTGAAGCTTTTGCAAAGATGATCAAAGAGAGTTCGAACATTCGTTTTACCCTTATTAATGAAGCAGGTGTCGTCCTTGTCGATAGCGACAAAGACAATGAAACGATGGACAACCACTCACACCGTGAAGAGATCATCAAAGCCCAAAAGGTGGAATTTGCCCATGCAGTGCGCTTTTCTGATTCGGTGCACAGTAACTTTTTGTATGTGGCGCACCGTGTTAAACTAGACGATCGTATTCTTTTTTTACGCCTTGCCACGAACATTGACACCATTATGCACACCTTTTATGACTTGTGGCTCAAACTGACCATTATCTTCGGTCTCAACATCTTAGCGGGACTGTATGGCGCGTATATTTTCAGTCAAAAAGTGCGTCACGAAATCGATAAAATCATCGAAAACCTCCAACAAATTGCCGACAAAGACTACAAAATCAGCCTCTCGTCTCACTTCTGTTTGGAGTTTTTTGAGATTGCCAATTACCTCAAAAAACTAGCCGCGAAATTGGAAAAACGTGCCAAGCAAAAACGTAAATACACTGCCAAAATCAAGCTAATAAGCCAACAAAGAAGCGATGTCATCTCTGCTATTAGCCATGAGTTTAAAAACCCTATTGCGTCCATTATGGGGTATGCGCAAACACTTTTGGATGATCCACTTGCAAACCCACAAATTAGGGAGCGCTTTTTAGGTAAAATCGTTCAAAATGGACAAAAAATCTCTGGAATGATCGACCGGCTAACGCTTACAACCAAGTTTGAAAATGGCGACTTCAACACACAAAACAGCACATTTGATGTCGTCAAAATGACGCAAGACATCGCGCAAAGCTTTAGGGAAAAACACCACAATCGTCCCATTGTCTGCACCCTTCCTGAGACGTTTCCCATTACAGCAGATCGCACGATGATCGAAATCGTCATCTCCAATCTCATCGACAACGCACTCAAATACTCCGACGATACCATCGAGATTTACCTCACAGAGGGATCTTTACATGTAAAAGATAATGGCGTTGGCATTAAGGAAGAAGAGATCGAAAAAGTGACCCAAAAGTTCTACCGCTCCAACTCGCATTCGTGGGACAATTCGATGGGACTTGGGCTTGCATTGGTCAATTACATTCTCAAGATGCACAACTCCATGCTTGAAATACAAAGTAGCTTAGGCGTTGGATCTGATTTTTCATTTAAATTACCTTCAAACAATGTTGTATTATGA
- a CDS encoding response regulator transcription factor: MKQTILIIEDEEDLLELLEYHLQKEGYETLGFLSSRNVEKCLQEEPIDLLIVDRNLPGVEGSEFVENLRKKGFSQAVIFVTAKNSDTHIEEGFLRGCDDYVTKPYNMKELLLRIKAILARTAPESKNTLSYRDLILDLEAHRLSVNDKDVELTKLEFDLLKTMIENKNAVLSREFLLEHVWKNDEFFQDKTVNVAINRLKQKIDPTKEKEYIKSIWGVGYILC; this comes from the coding sequence ATGAAACAGACTATTTTGATTATTGAAGATGAAGAAGATTTACTTGAACTCTTAGAGTATCATCTTCAAAAAGAGGGTTACGAAACACTGGGCTTTTTAAGCAGTAGAAATGTTGAAAAATGTCTGCAAGAAGAGCCCATCGATCTTTTAATTGTGGATCGCAATCTCCCTGGGGTTGAAGGAAGTGAATTTGTAGAGAACTTGCGTAAAAAAGGGTTCTCTCAAGCGGTCATTTTTGTGACTGCAAAAAACAGTGACACCCACATTGAAGAGGGCTTTTTAAGAGGGTGCGATGACTACGTCACAAAGCCTTACAATATGAAAGAGCTGTTGCTTCGCATCAAAGCTATCTTAGCACGCACCGCGCCTGAGAGCAAAAACACGCTCTCGTATCGCGATCTCATCTTAGACCTTGAAGCACACCGCTTGTCTGTCAATGACAAAGATGTGGAGCTTACAAAGCTGGAGTTTGATCTGCTCAAAACGATGATAGAAAATAAAAACGCCGTTTTAAGCCGCGAATTTTTGCTCGAACATGTCTGGAAAAACGATGAATTTTTTCAAGATAAAACGGTTAATGTCGCTATTAATCGTCTCAAACAAAAGATAGACCCAACCAAAGAAAAAGAGTACATCAAATCCATCTGGGGAGTAGGATATATCTTATGCTAA
- a CDS encoding phosphate signaling complex PhoU family protein, giving the protein MLQKYEERLIEIKRMLIDLGSEISMAGEKALCGMESLDISRFDSAKTLLKNIENRANAIDNEIVVALALFGPEAKDLRKMVAYLKITNELVKIAENIRGFSKRMAQHLQSDLPFASLHEYSIHLCKTSIKAVTLAISTIEIADPETLEDIYRRVKVEESKSDDLYSILEKNILSDIAKMIDQSADFIQILSTMRKLERMADRSVNIVQLMIFARVGGEMKTY; this is encoded by the coding sequence ATGCTTCAAAAATATGAAGAGAGACTTATTGAGATCAAGCGAATGTTGATTGATTTAGGTTCTGAAATCTCTATGGCAGGTGAAAAAGCTCTTTGCGGTATGGAAAGTTTAGATATATCTCGTTTTGACTCGGCAAAAACCCTTCTTAAAAATATTGAAAACAGAGCTAATGCTATTGATAATGAAATCGTTGTCGCACTCGCCCTTTTTGGACCGGAAGCAAAAGATTTACGTAAGATGGTTGCGTATCTTAAAATCACCAATGAACTGGTCAAGATTGCTGAAAATATTCGTGGGTTTAGTAAACGCATGGCGCAACATCTCCAAAGTGATTTACCATTTGCTTCGTTGCATGAATACTCAATACATTTATGTAAAACATCCATCAAAGCAGTGACATTAGCCATCAGCACGATCGAAATCGCTGACCCTGAAACACTGGAAGACATCTACCGAAGGGTTAAAGTTGAAGAGAGCAAAAGCGATGATCTTTACTCGATTTTGGAGAAAAACATCCTCAGTGACATCGCCAAAATGATCGACCAATCGGCTGATTTTATCCAAATTCTTAGCACCATGCGAAAGTTAGAACGTATGGCAGATCGCAGTGTAAATATTGTACAATTAATGATCTTCGCACGTGTGGGTGGAGAGATGAAGACGTATTAA
- a CDS encoding lysophospholipid acyltransferase family protein, with product MVDVEKTLSLKYPSIVYYPSIVRNFVVYLLKKLLHQDEINDFLMHGEAYRGFDFVEAVLEYFNFGYTISNKDKTNIPSSGRIIIIANHPLGALDALALISLIKEIRSDVKVLANDVLMQIEPLSGLLIPIDNLTGATAKESIKKVYDALERDEALIVFPSGEVSRAQPTGIKDTKWKKGFLKFAQKTNSPLLPVFIDAKNSPLFYTLSMINKKISTFLLASEMFKKRSKVINFKIGEMITYKTLQSSGFSDTTLITLLKKHLYKISKGKKGIFATQRAIAHPEERKAIRAELKKSTLLGQTSDGKKIYLYEYEAGSILMKEIGRLREFTFRKVEEGTGGKRDVDAFDKHYKHIVLWDDDELEVVGAYRIGEANYISEYFGMEGFYSHSLFEFAPEFEPYLHNSIELGRSFVQPRYWGTRALDYLWQGIGAYLFKNPHIRYMYGPVSLSDVYPKIAKNLIITFYSLYFGSAQSLVLARNSFFMSKLEKEEALSFFKGDDYKEDFAVLKEQLSHMDLSVPTLYKQYTELCEEGGISFLDFNIDKEFANCVDSFILVDITKVKEAKKTRYIKGA from the coding sequence ATGGTAGATGTAGAAAAAACGTTAAGCCTCAAGTACCCTAGCATTGTCTATTATCCGAGTATTGTGAGAAATTTCGTTGTTTATCTCCTGAAAAAGCTACTTCATCAAGATGAGATTAACGATTTTTTAATGCACGGAGAGGCGTATCGTGGGTTTGATTTTGTCGAAGCGGTGCTGGAGTATTTCAACTTTGGCTACACCATCTCTAATAAAGATAAAACCAATATCCCTTCCTCTGGGCGCATTATCATCATCGCAAACCACCCATTAGGCGCACTGGACGCTTTGGCACTTATCTCGCTTATTAAAGAGATACGAAGTGATGTGAAAGTACTGGCAAATGACGTGTTGATGCAGATTGAACCGCTCAGTGGACTGCTCATTCCCATCGATAATCTTACAGGTGCAACGGCGAAAGAGTCGATCAAAAAAGTTTACGATGCGCTTGAGCGTGATGAAGCGCTTATTGTCTTTCCCTCAGGTGAAGTCTCACGGGCTCAGCCAACAGGCATTAAAGATACGAAATGGAAAAAAGGCTTTTTAAAGTTTGCGCAAAAGACCAATTCACCTCTTTTACCTGTGTTCATTGATGCCAAAAATTCGCCACTTTTTTACACACTTTCGATGATCAACAAAAAAATCTCGACCTTTTTACTCGCCAGTGAGATGTTTAAAAAACGCTCCAAAGTGATTAACTTTAAAATTGGCGAGATGATCACCTATAAAACGCTTCAAAGCTCAGGCTTTAGCGACACAACCTTGATTACGCTTTTGAAAAAACATCTTTATAAGATCAGTAAAGGTAAAAAGGGAATTTTTGCAACGCAAAGAGCGATTGCGCATCCTGAAGAGCGCAAAGCCATACGCGCAGAGCTTAAAAAATCCACCCTTTTAGGTCAAACGAGTGATGGCAAGAAAATCTATCTGTATGAGTATGAAGCAGGTTCCATTTTGATGAAAGAGATAGGACGCTTGCGAGAGTTTACATTTCGTAAAGTGGAAGAGGGAACGGGTGGAAAACGCGATGTAGACGCATTTGATAAGCACTACAAACATATCGTGCTGTGGGACGATGATGAGCTTGAAGTCGTGGGAGCGTACCGCATTGGCGAAGCCAATTATATCAGTGAGTATTTTGGAATGGAAGGGTTTTATTCACACAGCCTTTTTGAATTTGCCCCCGAGTTTGAGCCTTATTTACACAACTCCATTGAGCTAGGACGAAGTTTTGTTCAGCCACGCTATTGGGGCACACGTGCCCTTGATTATCTCTGGCAAGGCATTGGGGCGTACTTGTTTAAAAATCCGCATATTCGTTACATGTACGGTCCTGTGAGTCTGAGCGATGTTTATCCCAAAATCGCCAAAAATCTCATCATCACCTTCTATTCCCTCTATTTTGGTTCAGCACAATCCTTGGTTCTCGCACGAAACTCTTTTTTTATGAGTAAATTAGAGAAAGAAGAAGCACTCTCTTTTTTCAAAGGCGATGATTATAAAGAGGATTTTGCCGTTTTAAAAGAGCAACTTTCTCACATGGATCTTAGCGTGCCAACACTGTATAAACAGTACACCGAACTCTGCGAAGAGGGTGGCATCTCATTTTTAGATTTTAACATCGACAAAGAGTTTGCCAACTGTGTGGATAGCTTTATTTTAGTGGATATCACCAAAGTCAAAGAAGCGAAAAAGACGCGCTATATCAAAGGGGCGTAA